From the genome of Halobacteriovorax marinus SJ:
TCAGACAAAAACTAAGTTATAATGACTCCAATATTTAAAGGAGTCATTATGAATAAAATCTTATTAATCCTATTGGGATTAACTCTTGTTTCTTGTGCGAGTACTAATAAATTAAAATTTGATAGTGAGCTAACAGGATTTGATTACCCTCATGAAGTAAAGACATTTAATTTCACTTCTCAAAGACAAAATCTGGCCATGAGATATATGGATATCGGAAGTGAGAATGAAAAGGTTGCAGTCCTTTTACATGGAAAGAATTTCTCTGGTTATTACTGGGAGAGAGTGATGAATGAACTTAATAGTAAGGGATATAGAGTCATCGTTCCTGATCAAATTGGATTTGGTAAAAGTACAAAGCCAGAGAGCTATCAATATTCTTTTGCTCAATTAGCGACTAATACTCACGCACTTTTAAGCTCTCTTGGAATAAAGAAGTTTACTGTTGTTGGTCATTCAATGGGAGGAATGCTCGCTGTTCATATTGCAACAATGTTTAAGAACGAAGTTTCTAAACTAGTACTTGTTAATCCAATTGGTCTTGAAACTTATCTTGATCTTGTTGAGTTTAAAGACCCTGAGTTCTTCTATGGGAATGAGCTTAAGAAAACAGTTGAAATGTTTAGAAACTATCAGAAAAAAAATTACTATGATGGTGACTGGAATGAAACTTATGAAGAGCTTCTTACTCCATTTAAAGGGTGGAAGAATGGTAATGATTGGGATCTTGTAGCGTGGAATAATGCACTTACTTACTCACCAATTTTCTCTGATGATATCGTTGAGAAATTTAGCAAAGTTTCTGCACCTATTTATTTAATCAATGGAACTCGCGATAAGACCGGGCCAGGAAGAGGTTGGAAGAGACCAGGAGTAACTAAAGTCATGGGTGATTACAAGAAGCTTGGTAAGGCAATTAAGAAGAAAAATAGAAAAGTTAAATTAATTGAGCTAAAGGGCTTAGGACATATGCCGCAGTTTGAAGACTACGACACATTCTCTAAAGTTTTCTATCCAATTTTTTAATCACGAATAGCTTTAAAAATAACCTTTCCATCTTTTGCTAAGAGGGAGAGGTTATTTCCTCTGATCTCATAGCGGTTTACAAGTGGTAGAGACTGGAAAAAAAGAAACTCATAGTTATTCAATTTTCCAAAACATAATTTCTTAGTCGAACCAGTTTGCGAAATAGATAAAACTTCTCCATCGACTTTATACTTTCCAAAATAACTATTACAGCTTGAACTTCCTGCCAGGCTATCTTCTAATTTGAAATTTAAGTTGGCATTGGCATCACTTATAAGTGTGACATTTTGAATGTCTGTAACTTTCCAATTCCCTAGAATACTTGGTTGGGTAACTTTCTTTAGGCCACTACACGCGACTAATTGCAGGGAGAGTAGAATTAAAATAACTTTCATATTTATTCCTTTGTTAGAAATTGAAAGCATTTTAACACTAATCCAAGTGAGACTAAAAGCGTAATTATTTCCAGTTTGCGTAGAGAATTTGGTGCTTATTATTCAAGCTATTAAAGACAGACTTCTTTGTACTTCTCATATGATTTGTCTCTAGCTGTGGCGATAGCGTAACAAATTGATAATTGCCAAAGTGGCGAGTTTTAAAAGTAATAACACCGTCTTTAATTGTGTATGATCTCTTTGAGAGAACACCAATAACAGAAATATTGTCACTTGTTTGTGAGTGGTAGATTATGTGAAGGTTATTTGGAATATTATTCGAATTGATTTTGTAGCTTACTTCAATTGGAGTTCCAATTTTAAAATTGGCTTCGCCCTCTGATGGTCTTACGTTGATTGGTCCAGATACTGATTCAACTTTATCGATAATACTGAATTGTCTTATAAACTTCTTAGTAGCGAGGTCGTCGCCCTTATCAATCAAAATATCAGTCGTGTTTGAGCTTAAGATATTATCATGAGTTACACTAATGCCAGCAGGGGCATGACTCGTGTACATAATAAGACCCGCATCCTCATTATTGATGTTATTAAAATAAACTCTCACTAAACCTATGACGAGAAGAACCGCCAGGGGTGCAATAAACTTTATTTTATTGTTGAATATGTGCCAAACTTCCGAAACCATGGCTATATTTTAAATGAAATAGGGCTTTAGAAGTGTGCAGAAAGTCTTATTTCTCTGGGCTTAAAGTCCCAATATGCGAGAATTATAGGGCCCTAAACCAATTTTCCCAGATTCTATCAGGGGAAGTCGCATCAAATTTAATAGATCGATTGGCGCCTTTTTGAACATCTCTTGGCAATTGTTCAAAGAACTTCTTGAAGGCCCTTGTAAAACTAGATTCACTCTCAAAGCCAGATTCATACGAGATCTGAGATATTGTTTTATTATTAGTTTTAATAGAGAGGGACCTATAGGCACGGACCAATCTTCTCTCCTTTACATATCTCATAATCCCACCATTTTGAGTTGGAAAGAGTCGATAGAGAGTCGATTTCGTTAAGTTAAATTCTGCAAGTATGAGAGGAATACTAAGCTCTGTGTTAGAGAGATTCTCTTCAATATAATTCTTTATTCTAAAGATGAGGGCAACATTCTTGTCAGGACTATAGTGTGAGGTTTCATTGTTTGGATTATAATTGATCGCCGCACAGACCATCTCCACACTTGGACTCACAACAGAGTGGGCAAAGTCATTTGTAATTTTTGTTATATTCGCTTGCAGGGAGAGGATATGTGAGTGAAGAAGTGAAGCGAAGGGATTTTGTTGCGTATCTAAAATGAGTCCATGCAGTAGATCTTCATTTGGAACCTTGCCTTTAAGAAGTCTGCGTGGAATCACGAGAGTTAGATTTCTAAATTGTTTATTAAATGCTTTCCAAGGTCTTGAGGTATCAATGATAATTAAAGAGCCGCGAGGACAATTAAATTGATCATTTTGTAATTCTCTTGTTGTATCTCCGCTAATAAACATTTGAACAAGAATATGATCGAGTCCATCCTTGGCAATCTTAGACTTACTGCGCTCAAAGTATTGATCAAGAGTCGTACAGTCGATGAGCATAATCTCACTTAAAAGAAAGCTATGAATTTGGGCCTCAAAGCGGCTGACAATTTCTTTATCTGCTTCTGTATCAAAAACAATTCCCATACTTTCTTTATACACATCAAGCTTATCTTTCTTGTTGTAAGTATCTGTATTAAAAGTGGAATAGGGAACTTTCTTGGTCAAAATAAAGCCTTTATACTTCTTAGTTAAGTGCATTAATTCTTTCTCTTGAATAGAGCTCTGGCCACTTAAGAAAACATAAATTTTCTAGTGAACATGAATAGACATTATAAGCTGTAAATTATAGATATAAGGAATTCGAGGAGTTATCTATGAGTGAGTTAAGTACTGATTATATTATTCTGGCGGGTGGTTGTTTCTGGGGAATGGAGCAATTATTTAGGGAGCTAGAGGGTGTTGAAAGTACAGATGTTGGATACACTGGTGGAAAGCTCGTAAATCCTACTTATAAAGACGTGAAAACAGGTGAGACTAATCACGCAGAGGCCATTAAGATAACTTTTGAAACTTCTAAGATTAGCATTGATGAAATTCTCCATTTCTTTTTCAAAATACACGATCCTACTACAGTTAATAGGCAGGGAAATGATATTGGAAGCCAGTACCGCTCAGCAATTTTCATAAGAAGTGATGAGCAAAGAGAGGCGGCCTTAAAAGTTATTAAGGAAGTCGAAGGTCTTGGGCGCTTTAATGGTGATGTTGTAACTACGCTTGAAGACGAAAGAGAGTTCTACTTGGCCGAAGATTTCCATCAAGATTATCTTTTAAAAAACCCTATGGGCTATACTTGTCACTTTATTAGAAAATAATCGTCTAATGTGCGCATATTCCTGTTTGGCACTTCGAACTCTTCGATTGTTATTGAACTTAACTATGTCTATAATTCTAGGCTATGAAAAAGATTATTATAACTGGCCTTCTAACACTTAGTTTTACTTCCAACGCTTCAGTTGAGGAGTTATTTTTAAAATCCCTAGAAACTTCAAATGAAGTGAAAATTATTGATTTGCAAGAGCGAAAGACTATTGCAGAGCTGGATCAAACTGTAACCACTCTGTATCCTTCGATTAATCTTGTTAATAGAAATCAATATGGGAATGAATCTTACCAATCAAAATCTGGACTGAAGAAGTTTGATAGTAGTATTGCACTTTCTTTAGAACAAAAGATTTTTCAAGGTGGGGCAGAGTTCTCAATTTATAAGCTTCACAAAATAGTTCCTAAAAAGGCCTTAGCTGCTAAAGAGCAAAAGCTTGCTGAATACTTTGCACTTTTTAGCTCTTACTATTTTCAACTTTCTTCGGCCCTCGAGGAAAAGAGAGAAGTTTCTAAACTTCTGGTGAACTTAGAAAAGAGAGTAAGACTAGTAAGAAAGAGAACAAAAATTGGTCGAGATAGAAAGGCTGATCTCTATGCCCTCGAATCTCAATACGATAGATTAAAAGCAGACCTAATCGATACTGAGAGTAAACTTGAAGAGGCGAGAAAGAATTTCTTAAACTTTTCAGGTCTTAAGTCTGCAGGAAACTTTGAAAGAAGAGTTGATCCTTTTGCACTTAATCTTAATGAGAGTGTGGATTTAGAAAATCGTCCAGAGCTTAAAAGCTTAGAACTTGAGTATGA
Proteins encoded in this window:
- a CDS encoding alpha/beta fold hydrolase — translated: MNKILLILLGLTLVSCASTNKLKFDSELTGFDYPHEVKTFNFTSQRQNLAMRYMDIGSENEKVAVLLHGKNFSGYYWERVMNELNSKGYRVIVPDQIGFGKSTKPESYQYSFAQLATNTHALLSSLGIKKFTVVGHSMGGMLAVHIATMFKNEVSKLVLVNPIGLETYLDLVEFKDPEFFYGNELKKTVEMFRNYQKKNYYDGDWNETYEELLTPFKGWKNGNDWDLVAWNNALTYSPIFSDDIVEKFSKVSAPIYLINGTRDKTGPGRGWKRPGVTKVMGDYKKLGKAIKKKNRKVKLIELKGLGHMPQFEDYDTFSKVFYPIF
- a CDS encoding META domain-containing protein, producing MKVILILLSLQLVACSGLKKVTQPSILGNWKVTDIQNVTLISDANANLNFKLEDSLAGSSSCNSYFGKYKVDGEVLSISQTGSTKKLCFGKLNNYEFLFFQSLPLVNRYEIRGNNLSLLAKDGKVIFKAIRD
- a CDS encoding helix-turn-helix domain-containing protein, yielding MHLTKKYKGFILTKKVPYSTFNTDTYNKKDKLDVYKESMGIVFDTEADKEIVSRFEAQIHSFLLSEIMLIDCTTLDQYFERSKSKIAKDGLDHILVQMFISGDTTRELQNDQFNCPRGSLIIIDTSRPWKAFNKQFRNLTLVIPRRLLKGKVPNEDLLHGLILDTQQNPFASLLHSHILSLQANITKITNDFAHSVVSPSVEMVCAAINYNPNNETSHYSPDKNVALIFRIKNYIEENLSNTELSIPLILAEFNLTKSTLYRLFPTQNGGIMRYVKERRLVRAYRSLSIKTNNKTISQISYESGFESESSFTRAFKKFFEQLPRDVQKGANRSIKFDATSPDRIWENWFRAL
- the msrA gene encoding peptide-methionine (S)-S-oxide reductase MsrA, coding for MSELSTDYIILAGGCFWGMEQLFRELEGVESTDVGYTGGKLVNPTYKDVKTGETNHAEAIKITFETSKISIDEILHFFFKIHDPTTVNRQGNDIGSQYRSAIFIRSDEQREAALKVIKEVEGLGRFNGDVVTTLEDEREFYLAEDFHQDYLLKNPMGYTCHFIRK
- a CDS encoding TolC family protein, with the protein product MKKIIITGLLTLSFTSNASVEELFLKSLETSNEVKIIDLQERKTIAELDQTVTTLYPSINLVNRNQYGNESYQSKSGLKKFDSSIALSLEQKIFQGGAEFSIYKLHKIVPKKALAAKEQKLAEYFALFSSYYFQLSSALEEKREVSKLLVNLEKRVRLVRKRTKIGRDRKADLYALESQYDRLKADLIDTESKLEEARKNFLNFSGLKSAGNFERRVDPFALNLNESVDLENRPELKSLELEYETSLTRAKIEKSSYFPQVTLGSNYYLDKSYTGRDEWDVSVNLTMNIFDFGKTAASYDTQNIQALIDKTRLQYNRSNSDREWSNFVKVFNHKKSQLASLKKSLSQIKASYTEQVKDLDKGLVAQIDVIRSLDDVINLEKLYIKAALELKSLYYQSKAYLGEYPKK